ATCCCCCTCCAGCGGAGTGCCAAAAAAGTTCCCCAGATGGGATCTCTCGAGAACAGAGGTGTGTGGCAGCGGAAAAAGTATTTTGTGGACTCCATGGTAGATTTCTGATttttgagaatttatagaggcggagttaggtcaaatggaggcttgtgggccccacaAGGTACCAGGGCGCGTCCTGGTGCCTTGTGGGCTACTGCTCCGTCTTCTCGTCCCCTCCCGAAACTTCCAGGGTTTCTTATTGCCAAAAAAGAGTcttcaaaaagtttcgtggcatttggactttgtttggtactCATATTCTGCAAagtcaaaaacaagcaaaaaacagcaactggcactgagcactaagttaatagattagtcccaaaaaatgatatattgTTGCTTGTAAAtatatataaaacatccaagattgatactatactagcatggaacaataaaaaattatagatacgttggagacgtatcattgatGAAGATGACAGAGTTGTTGGAGTAGGTCGCCGTCACACAATGATTGCCCCTGCGGCGTTCCGACGCtgccgggagagagggggagagagccccctcattcttcttctcccccgcctagatgggaggagagtttcccctctggtccatggcccgCATGGCTCCCGGagggcaggagcccctccgagattggatctctctctctgttctcttctgttttgtGTTTCTGTTTTCTGGCCGAAATCTGTTTCTTAAAatccggagatccataactccgattgggctgaaattttgaggggattTTTATCCGAATATTAGCTTCCTTGTGGCAAAAGGACACCCCCAACCAACctacgaggtggccacaagcctgctgggcgcgcccagggtggggggtgcgccttttGAGCTTGTGGTCCCCTCGGgtatcgtctcgcgttgattctttttcccaaaaatcacatatattccaaaacaaatctccataaatttttatcgcatttggactttgtttgttATGGATTTTcagcgaaacaaaaaacatgcagcaaacaggaactagcactgggtgccggatcaatatgttagtccaaaaaaatcatataaattgttgccaaaagtatgtgagagttgtagaatattggcatggaagaataaaacattatagatacgacggagacgtatcaggaccAAGCAGACAAAAGACGCTCAGAATGACCTTTCGTTGTGGGGGATGGGGTTTATGTGAAGCTACAACCATATGTGCAAGTCTTAGTCGCACCTCGCGCTAACCATAAACTTCCCATAAGATTTTTTGGTCCATTCCAGGTGACGACGCGGATCGGGAGTGTGGCCTACGGACTGAAATTGCTGGACGGCAGCCACATAAACTCGGTTTTTCATGTGTCGCTATTACGAGGAGCGCTGCCACCGGACACAGATGTGGTGATGGCCCTTCCGGAGCCACTAAGGCCACATTCCGCTCCAGACTTTCCCGAGAAAGTGTTGGCCTGACGATTGGTCACGAAAGGTGCTTCCAAGATCCCGCAAGTCCTGATCAAGTGGTCTTCACAACCAGAGGAGCTGGCATCGTGGGAGGACTTCATTGAGCTAAGGAGCCACTTCCCAGGCGCTGCGGCTTGGGGACAAGCCATTGTTGAAGAAAGGGgggatgtcatgcctagcactgCACCACcatgatgcggcttgaactacgtcggtatttcctcaaagaagaagggatgatgcagcacatcaacgataggtatttccctcagtgatgagtccaaggttatcgaaccagtaggggaaccacgcaacactacatgaacagcacctgcacacaaataacaaatactcgcaacccgacatattaaaggggttgtcaatccctttcgggcaacggcgccagaaattggcaagtagacgggagaaagttgtaatagattgaataaatagatcgcgaataaaataaagtgcagcaaagtatttttgtatttttgaattaatagatctgaaaataaaagcaaataaaatagatcccgaaggaaaatataataaagaagagacccaggggtcgtagatttcactagtggcttctctcgagaaaaatagcaaacggtgggtaaacgaattactgttgggcaattgctAAAACTttaaataatcatgacgatatccaggcaatgatcattatataggcatcacgtccaagattagtagaccgactcctgtctgcatctagtaatattactccacacatcgaccgctatccagcatgcatccagtgtattaagttcatggaaaaatggagcaatgcaataagaacgatgacatgatgtagacaagatttatttatgtagaaatagaccccatcttgttatccttaatggaaacgatacatacgtgtcggttcctcttctgtcactgggatcaagcaccgtaagatcgaacccatcacaaagcaccttttctcattgcaagataaataaatcaagttggtcaaacaaaacccaaatatcggagatgaaatacgaggctataaggaatcatgcatataagagatcaaagaagactcagataactttcatggataaaaacatagatctgatcataaactcaaagttcatcggatcccaacaaacacaccgcaaaaatagttacatcatatggatcttcaagagaccattgtattgagaatcaaaaagagaggggaaaccatctagctactaactacggacccgtaggtctataatgaactactcatgcatcatcgaaGAGACACCAATGGACTTAGACGCTAAGTAGACTCTCTTGCCGGCCGGACGCGCTCGCATCACCGGTACAAACAGACGCTGTGGTCGTTGCCAACTTGTCATCTCAATTAATAATGTGCTCTGTCAAACCATTAGTATATACATGCCCGTAATTCGTACGCACGTATTCGCTGGATCAAAGGAAGAGTGAGTGGGAGTAGTTGCCCTCGGTCTTTACGCTGCACATTTGAGCTAGGAGTGAGATACATCAACGTTGAGCTAGGATGGAGCGAGACGAGATCGGGAAGGCGGATATAGAACAAGCGCTTAAGCTATGGGAATGAGATATAAGCTGCTTGATCAACAAGTATATTTCCTAATTCTCGGGCACGGATCCATGCACATACAAGCTAGTGCAGATCCAACAAGTGTGCTAAAGAATGAACAGTAACTTGAGGAGCAGCATGTACAGTTTCACAACGAACCTTTGGGAGGCCCGAGGAAGTACGATGGACATCTGTTCCCTATGCAGAAGCACATTTTTACTTTTTTCTTTCTGAATTTTATTGCATCAACATGAAGCATTAAGAGAATACAAACACAATAATCACGTACCTGCCCAGCCGTGGCGGGCTCCCAATTTTGCCTCGCGATTCTCAAAGTCGATGGATCCCGCACGTGGGCACATCAAGTTTTGAGTCTTAGTTTTTGAAACTTATGATTTTTAGAGCTCATCATCAGGTATTCAAAATGGATCTCATTTGAAAGCCCTCGTCACCAGAAACATGAACATAAAAACAAAACTTATGATTCAATATGAAAGTTTGAATATCGAGagccaaaagaaaaaaaggggTTGCATGCCCATGCACCCGCGTACTAAAAATCCCCTTCGATTCTTTACTAGTGAAGTAGTAAGACGCAAAGTGTTTTTATAGATGAAACCAAGAATGCACATTTCGCCGAAACACTGTGTCAACTTCCTTCATGCCTACAAAGTCCGCCAATTCTGGCCATTCACACATCGCACATCAACTCATCCTGGTCTCCATCATGGAGTACCCCCATCATCGTGCTTGCTCCAAAGAAACAACGATAACTTAAAAATGGTCAATGGCATTTGGACAAACACTTGCCGGGTGTATTGTTCGGCATGGACGTCATTGGCTGGGGGCGAAGGATGCATGGCTACAGACGGATCCGAGCGGATGGCGGCGTAATCCAAGGTGGGCAAGCGCGAGGGCCGACAGATGTCTGACAAGGCTTGGGCGGCGGCCGAAGTGGTACAATGGCGACGTCGGACTAGGATGGTGCGGGTTACAAAGTAAGGGGAGGGATGGAGCGGGACAAAAATGGTACGGGCGAGGGAATTTGAGCGGGCCAAGAGTGTCGAGTTCTACGTTGTGGAGATTCGGATGCCCGCAAACCTCACTCCAATTTTTGTCCGGTTTGCAAGAATTTGGACGCGCATACTCCATGGACATTTGCGCACCATGTTGAATGACAAAAAACATTGAAAGCCTCGATGTCCTTATCCTATGTACCTAAATAGTTCATCCTCACTACCTCTATTACTTAACATGCACACATGCTACCTCATCAAAGGACCACCACCACATGCATGAGAAGTTTTTCATTTTTAGTTGATCACATGCACACGTCCCATCTCACCACACCTGTCACCTCACTCTAAAGGTCCACTCAACATGTATGCAAAAAGTTTTCCATTATATTATGCCACTTATATCCAAACTATTTTCCGAGTCCACAATAATTAAATGTAATACTTTATTTTTAGTACAGCTATTATTAATTCAACAATGCATGTTTCATACAATCAAATCACCGAAGTATAGTGCAATTGAGGAGTAGGATCGTCTAGTTACTATATGATCACATGCACCTAAATCCACACATGAGCTAGGAGTAGCTAGCTAGCTGGCTGCGCCCTGCACCCCGGCCGCTCCTTGATCCTTTCTCGCTCAGCCTTTTTCTGCCACCACACCCACTGCCTCCATGTGATGCCTCTGATCAGCCCGTTGTACATTTGCTCGCTCTCCCCAAGACCAAGACCCATCTACACACCCACCAACGTACCACATTACCAAAGAGATGCCACACTTATTACTACTGTATGTGTTAACACGAGAGCATGGGGGCCTTGCATGCTCATAATACCACATGAAACCACTCCACTGCCTCGCCAAATGATTAGTTGCCCATTCCAACAAAAAGTGGTGATCTTTCTTTTAAAAGCTTTACTAACTATGCTGTTAACAAGCTCTGTTAAGAATGGAGGTGGAGGTCGATAATGCACAGACAATATTCAGATTCATCTATTAGGGACATGGAGTAAGATAGTCAAACGCTAATAGACCCCCCACAAACCAAGTCAAAAAAGCCCACAAAAGAGGGGCGCCAGTGAGTGAGTGTGAGGTGATGAAAAGGCATGCGTAAAGAGCCAAACGGATGTGAGCTCATGACACTTTTTTCTGGTCATATCACCTCATACCTTCTTGATGCCGGCCAGCCCTACATGCATGCATGAGGTAGTTACTAGGGAGGGAGTACTTGCCTCCATGGATCCCACTTCAAACACATCGCTCAGCTAGCTAGCTGACTGATAGTATGTAGCTAGCTCCACTCACTCTCCTTTGTGATCTCACCGTGGCCATCACCGTCAAATAATGCCTCCCGAGCCCTGACCAGCGCCCAGCTCACCTCAAGCAGTACGCCTTGACTCTTTTTGAGCCATGGACACGAAGGGATCCGGCGCGCATAGAGAAGGAGAGGAGACCGGGAACTCCAACGCCGGCGCCATGACGGTGGCGAGGGAGTACCGGCGGGGGAACTGGACGCTGCCGGAGACAATGCTGCTGATCGAGGCCAAGAAGCGGGTGCACGAGGAGCGGCACCCGGCGGACCTGGGCCTGGCGCGCTGGCGGTGGGTGGAGGACTACTGCTGGCGCGCCGGGTGCCGGCGCAGCCAGAACCAGTGCAACGACCGGTGGGACAACCTGATGCGGGACTACAAGAAGGTGCGCGCGTACgagcacgccggcgccggaggggAGGCGCCGAGGCCGAGCTACTGGGAGATGGCGAGGGCGGAGAGGAAGGCGAGGTACCTCCCCTCCAACCTCCTGCGCGAGATTTACGAGGCCATGGGCGAGATCGTCGAGCGGCGGATGGGCTTCTCCGGCCCCGGCGGCCCGTTCTTGGGcgcaccgccgccaccgccgatGGGCAGCACCGGCCTCGTCGGCGTCCCTATGCAGGCCTCGCCGCTCGCTCAAGTCCAGCCCCGACCTCTAGGTACGCCTCATGCATACATTCTCTGTCTCTTTGGCCGTTGCATTTTGATCACGAGTTTTTGGGTACGGTCACCATCACGAGTTCTTAGTACTGATGGACACTACATGGTTTGTTGGTTTCTTTCATGGGCAAtcatcaagaagaccaagaagaaaCGCGTGGCAgctcggagtcgtcgccggagagGAAGAGGCTGCGGCTATCGCTGGACGGCCAGCCGGGGAGCAGCACGCCAGCGTCGGCCGCAGGGCACAACGATCGGCACCAAGAGCCCCAGGGCGACGACAGGGAGATCAGCTCGGACGACGCCGAGGAGCACGAGGAGCTGAGCGGGGCGATCGGGCAGTGCGCGGCGATCCTGTCGGGCGCGCTGGAGAGCCGGGAGGCCGCGGAGGAGCGGCGGCACAGGGAGGTGATGGCGGTGGAGGAGCGGCGCAGCGTGGCCCGGCAGGCGCGGCGCGAGGCCGGCGAGCAGTGCATGGCCGGGCTGGCGGCCGCCGTGGGCCAGCTCGCCGGCTCCATGCTCGCGCTGGCCGCCAAGCACGAGGAGGGCCCCGCCGCGCCCAAGTGAGACAAGCGAACAAACCCCGGCCAGAGCAATAATCCAAcaggatctctctctctccctctctgtgTGCTGCACGATGATGCCGCCCCGCGCCGCGCGCGTGCAGTGATCGAGTGCGCAGCGGCATGCATGCACATCTTGCACGCACGGAGCTCGAGACCAGTGCGCGCTACGATCGGCGAGCCCGGGCCTTGCATGTGATTGACATGTAGCTACTCCAGAGCGGTTGCTAGGGATCCATCCATGGCACGTACGTACGTACATGGACCTTAATTAGTACTACGTACTTTGTTCATGTGCTGGTTTGCTGGggtttatgcatgcatgcatgccatatCGCCGTTCATGATTCGACGGTGGTGTGTGTGATCGAGTGATGGCATGCTAGCTGCATGAGGGTTTAGCATCTGGAAACGTCTTTCGTGCTGTCAATGTAAAGTGCATCCAATATTCTTTTTTGCAAGCATGTTTGTGTTTATATATAGCTTGTAGTAGCATCCAAAAAGTATTTGCTTGGCCGAAACAGTTGCAAGAACCGTCTTATTCATGCGGATCTTCCAAGATTATATTCCGTGGAACACTTATTCATGCGGATCCGCAAGTGTATACATGGGGGCGTCCTTTCTTTTCGCTCATTTTGAGCCATGCACTGTGTCAAGCCGCCGGCTTCTTCGTCTTGATGGAATATAAAGGAGGCCTAACAAAAGGGAGGCCCAAAAGTCTACCGTGCTCGGTGTAGCACATGCCACACGATCGGGGAGAGAGGAGGAGATCTCACATTGCAAACGGGATTTTCTTACCCTTTGTTGGTGGACCGTGGCTCATTGCACATGGTTTGAGCATTTTGATCGTGCACATTGTAGTTGGGTGTTATATAAGTCCATCACTCCTCGCTAACCCTTAAACCATCTCAGATCTCacacccccccacccccccccccccccccccagagcATGGCAATGGAGTGTGTTTTCTAGCATAAGAGGAGGTTCATCGTGCAATCTACGATTGAGGAAGGAGCCCAATTTGTGGGCGACGCGACACTCTTGGATCTTGTGAAGATGTGAGGGGATACCCTAGTTGTCACATGCCTGCCCGAGTAGAGGACCCGACGCCTGGTGCAGAGGATGATCGACGATGGCCACTTTGTCCATGACTGCAACGACGACCCTGACCTGGGCTACCATTAAACCCATGCGTGTTGTTACAAAGACTAACATTTGCAAATTAATGCTTAGTAATGCTTGTTAATAAAGCCATTTCTACACTTATATGTTAATTTTAGGGTAGCCAACTAAATATACATAGGTACATCAAACTATATACATATAGAATGCCACAAGCACAAGAACGCAAATGATTCCGAATATGAACATGAGCTAGTTGTTCCTCTTGGCAATCTTTTGCACCTCCACACATAGTTTTTTCTCTCTCGGAATTGGACTTGACCCTACAAACTTCAAGCTTTTTCGCAAGGTTGGCAACAACTTCGTACATGGAGGCTTGAAGCTCATCCAAAAACTTATGGTCACTGAATTTTTTGTTTAATGCCACCTGCTTTACATCATCTAACAACCTTTTAGTCTCTCGCATTGGAACATAAGAGCAGGAGACAAAATTCCAAAATGGAAAAAAGCAGAAGAAAATCCCAACAGTGCGTACCTCTTCATCCTTTCCAAACGGGCCCGAAACATGTGCATAGTTCAATGACGACATCGTCAAGCATCCACCACCAAGGCCCTAGCTTCAGAGAGAATGAAGATGTTcatggaagaagaagattgtgtggtTCGGGGAGCGATACTAGAAGAATATGGTTGGAGGGGGTATATAACATGGTAAAGATATAGTGATAACAGGATGGCCATTTTGGATCTGGGGTGCATATGCTCTCGGATGAATAGTAAATTCAAAGTAAATAGtaaatgaatttgaatttgaattttttttgtggATGTTCTTGTCAGTGCGACAAGCGCGCTTGAAAATTTTCATGTGAAACGACATAGTGGTGCTTCGTCGGTGAAATAACAAAATTAAGTGTAACATTTGGAGGTAACATTTGGCGTTCAACTTTTTTTTTTGCACTTGTCAAAATGCTTAAACTTTTCACCTAAAAATTTGCAATTAGCATTTGGGTGTGACAATGAACATAtctattttttccaaattttgttGACATTTGCATAAAACATTTTTGGTGAGCAGGTGCATATGCTCCCAAGAGCCGAATTGGACTTCCATAGTGATAAccgttgtagatgctcttagaaTTATCCCTGATGCTGCGTCAACTCGAAGCAtaaacatgtggttggatggttacgaggacagtggtatccccaatccatcagggttcaagtcctggacTTGACAAATGGTGCTtgcatttttctggatttatttcagacTTTCTGGCGATGTTCGTTTAGTGAGAgaagacgttcccgtcgactacGAGGCGCTTGTGGTAACTTCGTCAATCTCAGAATGATATGCCGACTCAATCTTTTGAAGGTGCTCATATAGATAGGGTGTGCGTGCATGCATTTgtataggggtgagtgtatgctcGGGTATGTGAGCGACTCCGATTTGTTT
This genomic window from Aegilops tauschii subsp. strangulata cultivar AL8/78 chromosome 4, Aet v6.0, whole genome shotgun sequence contains:
- the LOC109785942 gene encoding uncharacterized protein, which produces MDTKGSGAHREGEETGNSNAGAMTVAREYRRGNWTLPETMLLIEAKKRVHEERHPADLGLARWRWVEDYCWRAGCRRSQNQCNDRWDNLMRDYKKVRAYEHAGAGGEAPRPSYWEMARAERKARYLPSNLLREIYEAMGEIVERRMGFSGPGGPFLGAPPPPPMGSTGLVGVPMQASPLAQVQPRPLEDQEETRGSSESSPERKRLRLSLDGQPGSSTPASAAGHNDRHQEPQGDDREISSDDAEEHEELSGAIGQCAAILSGALESREAAEERRHREVMAVEERRSVARQARREAGEQCMAGLAAAVGQLAGSMLALAAKHEEGPAAPK